A genomic region of Rhipicephalus sanguineus isolate Rsan-2018 chromosome 1, BIME_Rsan_1.4, whole genome shotgun sequence contains the following coding sequences:
- the LOC119379222 gene encoding stAR-related lipid transfer protein 7, mitochondrial → MILHQLVSVLRRPLRPSNRKRSDIVTMKTLAANIATRQLFKESRLCVRDFAGERFECNIVGEFWKRLAAEVNERLVLLGEILAKQCNFYVAHRMRRANQIWNLYSRLYTEKTIKTLVSKFLDRLRSRSQKPIAFLLSAALFKWEHERITDNEVKGCIDEFEILSQKCGNTNGNCSEPSLQPDIFKAHLAEEGWEPVVENSKMFLWRRWMPETSGYEYKVFGTFNDIPARAFFSVQTDTEYRKRWDKLVIKLDIIDRESRGGCEVVHWVMQYPFPMYKRDYVYIRRAFVDDQRNVMVLMSRSTDHPACPPINECVRVTKYTSHMVIRPHRSIDEDGFDFLLSYYDDPRSSFPGPIYSWMAASGVPDFIEKLHCAAKDLHLKSTKTPQPNLSGQNSSVQCAYA, encoded by the exons ATGATCCTACATCAACTAGTGTCCGTGCTGAGAAGGCCACTAAGGCCCAGCAATCGCAAGCGATCTGATATAGTCACGATGAAGACCCTTGCCGCCAACATCGCTACCCGTCAGCTTTTCAAAGAAAGTAGACTCTGTGTTCGCGATTTCGCTGGTGAGAGGTTTGAGTGCAATATAGTCGGTGAGTTCTGGAAGCGCTTAGCTGCTGAAGTGAATGAACGGCTTGTGCTGCTTGGCGAAATTTTAGCGAAGCAGTGCAACTTCTACGTCGCTCACCGCATGCGGCGAGCTAATCAGATATGGAACCTATACAGCCGGCTGTACACGGAGAAGACAATTAAAACGCTAGTATCCAAGTTCCTCGACAGGCTTCGAAGCAGGTCGCAGAAGCCCATTGCCTTCCTTCTAAGTGCAGCTTTGTTCAAGTGGGAACACGAGCGGATCACAGACAACGAGGTGAAGGG GTGCATAGACGAGTTTGAGATCCTTTCTCAGAAGTGTGGCAATACAAATGGCAACTGCAGCGAGCCAAGCTTGCAACCGGACATATTTAAAGCACATTTGGCTGAAGAAGGCTGGGAACCTGTTGTTGAAAATAGCAAGATGTTCCTCTGGAGACGTTGGATGCCAGAAACGTCCGGCTATGAGTATAAAG TGTTTGGGACGTTCAATGACATCCCGGCCCGGGCATTCTTCAGTGTTCAG ACAGACACCGAGTACCGCAAGCGATGGGATAAACTTGTAATCAAGCTGGACATCATCGACCGAGAATCAAGAGGTGGTTGCGAAGTAGTTCACTGGGTCATGCAGTACCCT TTTCCCATGTACAAGCGGGACTACGTGTACATAAGAAGAGCATTCGTTGATGATCAGCGCAACGTTATGGTGCTCATGTCGCGGTCAACGGATCACCCAGCTTGCCCCCCTATCAATGAGTGCGTCCGAGTGACCAAGTACACGTCACACATGGTCATCAGGCCTCACAGAAGCATAGATGAA GATGGTTTTGACTTTTTGCTGTCGTACTACGATGACCCACGGTCCTCGTTTCCGGGGCCGATCTACAGCTGGATGGCAGCCTCGGGTGTGCCAGACTTCATTGAGAAGCTGCACTGCGCAGCCAAGGACTTGCACCTCAAGAGCACAAAGACACCACAGCCAAACCTGAGTGGCCAGAACTCATCAGTTCAGTGTGCCTATGCTTGA